A genome region from Bombus pyrosoma isolate SC7728 linkage group LG14, ASM1482585v1, whole genome shotgun sequence includes the following:
- the LOC122575056 gene encoding cyclin-T-like isoform X2 encodes MAADEKWYFTKEQLINTPSRRCGIDADKELSYRQQAANFIQDMGQRLVVSQLCINTAIVYMHRFYVFHSLSHFHRNAIAAAALFLAAKVEEQPRKLEHVIKMAHMCLHRDQPPPDVRSEQYLEQAQDLVFNENVLLQTLGFDVAIDHPHTHVVRCCQLVKASKDLAQTSYFMASNSLHLTTMCLQYKPTVVACFCIHLACKWSNWEIPQSTEGKHWFWYVDRSVTSELLQELTAEFLHIFDKCPSRLKRKIMSISANQSPSINHPSLPNSPFDAEPRKVQSPATTADGGPTFHTNRPHQAEKQEEKKQNAPVPARPPVDYREYREKKERERLEREKASVPASVAQSHVSDINKHHSHHHKPVSSTNVLNKHPLPLGQKTLHHNHHHRPDIKVGQPVPQRHSSSTQAREPNRDPNRQRLQREYNSNTGISSSSCSSGSALHSHSHVVSKEPTLDNSITDSVTHRSDVGSLQEPTSHGNIQEKLSNNNHSLHRLSGVESKHQGHDKRMYDPRHKPVEHRKDNEQKPYKYPDPTRVDRQRKSDTLEQRCEEVRKLIEKSILPPKPTLDVPYSSNTQKPSSHHIKYNQSEKLQVSSGAVPTDVKLSTSQSSFSQEKSPSSSVALLSQKSLSSKTISSQHTAHGVSQILKDTIKNSNSQSSSLSSLNNLDDSKTEKRPRHDDTDKSSSDIQQSVLQTPPGKPKSLFSPEKVPTPRESHSQRLKTKQKTPPSAAKVPKQERVPDTSIGFNLVSPFASPPGLQQQETQSVKRSANDVPATSHKRHRTCSTSESGQQVKIKMDDTTSSFEAVKMLGRVPELIQPIRDNPSANGRANQIANDMKPPELIKPFDSEPTISRFSTIPTQQQISSNQQGLTNGLDTNLVKQEPQEFQIKKETYKTDIPIKAEHQIKGEYLSPMKSAQSISALLQEPLAPMPSLLQNMQQFSQIPPQQQVHQEQFQQQQLQQQQQQLQHEQPPQPQHQPSISHSMLLAQQEPVQSQCLPLSSVTEPMIASTVDISALSGPVQTNTESILSVPTSTTITVAPPVEEKRSEHHKSEKKKKKEKHKHKDKEKSKEKHKHKHKDKDKEKHREKDKEKGEETVPAVPIKITIPKDKLNLSTESTGSTGASTVPTDKNKSPQNTSIKIIIPKERLKGTDSVSSSPGQSVVQAPLKIKIRTDGISRSSGAPSTTGSSSSIVPEFTNESRKRDRSEMKESPTTSVPPTKKQSQVSSAGYGQHRLGERQNGRHYNSGSNNKEKHTSSHHKSSSKLSQSQQSHTT; translated from the exons ATGGCGGCTGACGAAAAATGGTACTTTACGAAAGAACAGCTAATAAATACGCCGAGCAGAAGATGCGGCATCGACGCGGATAAGGAACTGAGCTACAGGCAGCAGGCAGCGAATTTCATTCAGGATATGGGACAGCGGCTTGTGGT GTCGCAATTATGTATCAACACAGCAATAGTGTATATGCACAGATTTTATGTATTCCACTCGCTGTCACATTTCCACAGGAATGCAATTGCAGCAGCAGCACTATTTTTAGCAGCAAAAGTAGAAGAACAGCCACGCAAGTTGGAACATGTTATCAAAATGGCACACATGTGTCTCCACAGAGATCAGCCCCCACCTGATGTCAGATCtgag CAATACCTTGAGCAAGCCCAAGATCTGGTGTTCAATGAAAATGTTCTGCTACAAACATTGGGGTTTGATGTCGCCATTGATCATCCCCACACACATGTTGTTAGATGTTGTCAACTGGTTAAAG CGAGCAAGGACTTAGCCCAGACTTCATACTTCATGGCATCTAACAG tTTACATTTAACAACCATGTGTCTGCAGTACAAGCCAACGGTAGTTGCCTGCTTTTGCATTCATCTTGCATGTAAATGGTCTAATTGGGAG ATACCACAAAGTACAGAAGGGAAGCACTGGTTCTGGTATGTCGACAGAAGTGTGACATCCGAACTATTACAAGAGCTTACAGCAGAATTCCTCCATATATTTGATAAGTGCCCATCaagattgaaaagaaaaataatgagCATATCTGCTAATCAAAGTCCAAGCATTAATCACCCTAGTTTACCGAACTCACCCTtt GATGCGGAACCTCGCAAGGTACAATCTCCTGCGACGACGGCCGATGGTGGACCTACATTCCACACAAATCGACCTCATCAGGCggagaaacaagaagaaaagaaacagaacgCTCCTGTACCTGCGAGACCTCCTGTAGATTATCGAGAAtatcgagaaaagaaagaacgcgAGCGTTTGGAAAGGGAGAAGGCATCAGTTCCAGCATCAGTTGCGCAAAGTCATGTGTCGGATATTAATAAGCATCATTCTCATCACCATAAACCTGTATCTAGTACAAATGTGCTGAACAAACATCCGTTGCCTCTTGGACAGAAGACACTTCATCATAATCATCATCATAGACCAGATATAAAAGTTGGACAACCGGTACCCCAGAGGCACTCGAGTAGTACTCAAGCTAGGGAACCAAATCGTGATCCCAATAGACAGAGGTTACAAAGAGAGTACAATTCGAACACTGGTATAAGTAGCAGTAGTTGTAGTAGTGGTAGTGCTCTCCATTCTCACAGTCACGTCGTATCGAAGGAACCAACTTTGGATAATTCTATAACCGATTCCGTTACTCACAGATCGGATGTTGGATCATTACAAGAGCCAACGTCTCATGGGAATATACAAGAGAAActtagtaataataatcatagtCTGCACAGATTAAGTGGAGTAGAAAGTAAACATCAGGGTCATGATAAAAGAATGTATGATCCAAGGCATAAACCAGTAGAACATAGAAAAGATAATGAACAAAAGCCATATAAATATCCAGATCCGACTAGAGTCGATCGGCAAAGAAAATCTGATACGTTGGAGCAGAGGTGTGAAGAGGTTAGAAAGCTCATTGAGAAGTCAATACTTCCACCTAAACCGACGCTTGACGTACCATATAGTTCAAATACACAGAAGCCGTCGTCAcatcatataaaatacaatcaGTCAGAAAAGTTACAAGTTAGTTCTGGTGCAGTGCCGACCGATGTGAAGCTTAGTACTAGCCAGAGTTCATTTTCACAAGAAAAGTCTCCGAGTAGCTCCGTTGCATTGCTTAGTCAAAAATCATTATCTTCAAAGACAATATCCAGTCAACATACAGCTCATGGTGTATCACAGATATTAAAGGACacgattaaaaatagtaattctCAGTCGTCGAGTTTATCATCGTTGAATAATCTTGATGACTCAAAAACTGAAAAACGGCCACGGCATGATGACACAGACAAAAGTTCGTCCGATATTCAACAGAGTGTGTTACAAACCCCCCCTGGTAAGCCAAAATCGCTATTCAGTCCAGAGAAAGTACCAACGCCTCGGGAATCTCATTCACAAAGGCTTAAGACTAAACAAAAGACGCCGCCTTCGGCTGCAAAAGTTCCTAAACAAGAACGCGTACCAGACACATCGATAGGCTTTAATTTAGTATCACCTTTCGCAAGCCCACCGGGTTTGCAACAGCAAGAAACGCAATCGGTTAAACGATCGGCTAACGATGTTCCTGCAACGTCCCATAAAAGGCATCGTACGTGTAGCACTAGCGAAAGTGGACAgcaagtgaaaataaaaatggatgATACGACGTCCAGTTTCGAGGCAGTTAAGATGCTCGGTAGAGTACCAGAACTGATACAACCTATTAGAGACAATCCATCGGCGAATGGTAGAGCCAATCAAATAGCGAATGATATGAAACCACCGGAGCTCATTAAACCTTTTGATTCTGAACCAACGATATCACGTTTTAGCACAATACCTACACAGCAACAGATATCATCGAATCAGCAGGGTTTGACGAATGGACTGGATACTAACCTAGTGAAGCAAGAGCCTCAAGAATTccaaattaaaaaggaaaccTATAAAACAGATATACCAATAAAGGCTGAACATCAGATTAAAGGAGAATATTTATCTCCAATGAAATCTGCTCAAAGTATAAGTGCTCTGCTTCAGGAACCTTTAGCACCCATGCCatcattattacaaaatatgcaACAATTTAGTCAAATACCACCTCAACAGCAGGTTCATCAGGAACAATTTCAACAACAGCAGttgcaacagcagcagcagcaacttCAACATGAACAACCACCACAACCTCAACATCAACCATCGATATCTCATTCGATGTTGCTCGCACAGCAGGAGCCCGTTCAAAGTCAGTGTCTGCCTCTATCATCGGTTACCGAACCAATGATAGCTTCGACCGTAGATATAAGTGCTCTTTCTGGTCCCGTACAAACAAATACAGAATCCATTCTCTCTGTACCAACATCAACGACCATAACCGTCGCACCCCCTGTAGAAGAGAAGAGATCGGAGCATCACAAgagcgaaaagaagaaaaagaaggagaagcaTAAACATAAAGACAAGGAGAAGAGTAAAGAGAAGCACAAACACAAGCATAAAGACAAGGACAAAGAAAAGCATCGAGAGAAGgacaaagaaaaaggagaagagacTGTGCCTGCGGTACCTATCAAAATCACGATTCCTAAAGACAAATTGAATCTGAGCACAGAATCGACAGGAAGCACCGGTGCGAGTACAGTGCCAACTGACAAGAACAAGTCGCCTCAAAACACTAGTATCAAAATCATTATTCCTAAGGAACGGCTGAAAGGTACAGACAGTGTATCTAGTTCACCGGGTCAGTCCGTGGTTCAGGCTCCGTTAAAGATTAAAATCCGAACGGATGGAATCTCGAGGAGTTCCGGCGCGCCCTCGACGACGGGCAGTTCGAGCAGTATCGTTCCAGAGTTCACGAACGAAAGTCGGAAGCGCGATCGTTCTGAAATGAAGGAGAGTCCAACGACTAGTGTTCCGCCAACGAAGAAGCAATCGCAGGTCTCCTCGGCGGGTTACGGGCAACACCGACTAGGCGAACGGCAGAACGGCAGACACTATAATTCAGGCAGCAATAACAAG GAGAAACACACGTCTAGCCATCACAAAAGTTCCAGCAAGCTGTCACAGTCTCAGCAATCTCACACGACGTAG
- the LOC122575056 gene encoding cyclin-T-like isoform X1: MAADEKWYFTKEQLINTPSRRCGIDADKELSYRQQAANFIQDMGQRLVVSQLCINTAIVYMHRFYVFHSLSHFHRNAIAAAALFLAAKVEEQPRKLEHVIKMAHMCLHRDQPPPDVRSEQYLEQAQDLVFNENVLLQTLGFDVAIDHPHTHVVRCCQLVKASKDLAQTSYFMASNSLHLTTMCLQYKPTVVACFCIHLACKWSNWEIPQSTEGKHWFWYVDRSVTSELLQELTAEFLHIFDKCPSRLKRKIMSISANQSPSINHPSLPNSPFDAEPRKVQSPATTADGGPTFHTNRPHQAEKQEEKKQNAPVPARPPVDYREYREKKERERLEREKASVPASVAQSHVSDINKHHSHHHKPVSSTNVLNKHPLPLGQKTLHHNHHHRPDIKVGQPVPQRHSSSTQAREPNRDPNRQRLQREYNSNTGISSSSCSSGSALHSHSHVVSKEPTLDNSITDSVTHRSDVGSLQEPTSHGNIQEKLSNNNHSLHRLSGVESKHQGHDKRMYDPRHKPVEHRKDNEQKPYKYPDPTRVDRQRKSDTLEQRCEEVRKLIEKSILPPKPTLDVPYSSNTQKPSSHHIKYNQSEKLQVSSGAVPTDVKLSTSQSSFSQEKSPSSSVALLSQKSLSSKTISSQHTAHGVSQILKDTIKNSNSQSSSLSSLNNLDDSKTEKRPRHDDTDKSSSDIQQSVLQTPPGKPKSLFSPEKVPTPRESHSQRLKTKQKTPPSAAKVPKQERVPDTSIGFNLVSPFASPPGLQQQETQSVKRSANDVPATSHKRHRTCSTSESGQQVKIKMDDTTSSFEAVKMLGRVPELIQPIRDNPSANGRANQIANDMKPPELIKPFDSEPTISRFSTIPTQQQISSNQQGLTNGLDTNLVKQEPQEFQIKKETYKTDIPIKAEHQIKGEYLSPMKSAQSISALLQEPLAPMPSLLQNMQQFSQIPPQQQVHQEQFQQQQLQQQQQQLQHEQPPQPQHQPSISHSMLLAQQEPVQSQCLPLSSVTEPMIASTVDISALSGPVQTNTESILSVPTSTTITVAPPVEEKRSEHHKSEKKKKKEKHKHKDKEKSKEKHKHKHKDKDKEKHREKDKEKGEETVPAVPIKITIPKDKLNLSTESTGSTGASTVPTDKNKSPQNTSIKIIIPKERLKGTDSVSSSPGQSVVQAPLKIKIRTDGISRSSGAPSTTGSSSSIVPEFTNESRKRDRSEMKESPTTSVPPTKKQSQVSSAGYGQHRLGERQNGRHYNSGSNNKVRGGGRGGRQYIGRGPPPAGSAGHYSAPGQRDGYYQQDTYNSNNARNPHHPHPSSARGDPGYSRAGHVNQTQPDSYFFANYPPPSMFNPAGYIYDPVMYYSQYQQQYPMYPAGNVIMTPDGAIDTSVPPPSLPPNMRQNQSMIPVPSARQEPKTPPPLPSGPPPSSSPPPPPPPE, translated from the exons ATGGCGGCTGACGAAAAATGGTACTTTACGAAAGAACAGCTAATAAATACGCCGAGCAGAAGATGCGGCATCGACGCGGATAAGGAACTGAGCTACAGGCAGCAGGCAGCGAATTTCATTCAGGATATGGGACAGCGGCTTGTGGT GTCGCAATTATGTATCAACACAGCAATAGTGTATATGCACAGATTTTATGTATTCCACTCGCTGTCACATTTCCACAGGAATGCAATTGCAGCAGCAGCACTATTTTTAGCAGCAAAAGTAGAAGAACAGCCACGCAAGTTGGAACATGTTATCAAAATGGCACACATGTGTCTCCACAGAGATCAGCCCCCACCTGATGTCAGATCtgag CAATACCTTGAGCAAGCCCAAGATCTGGTGTTCAATGAAAATGTTCTGCTACAAACATTGGGGTTTGATGTCGCCATTGATCATCCCCACACACATGTTGTTAGATGTTGTCAACTGGTTAAAG CGAGCAAGGACTTAGCCCAGACTTCATACTTCATGGCATCTAACAG tTTACATTTAACAACCATGTGTCTGCAGTACAAGCCAACGGTAGTTGCCTGCTTTTGCATTCATCTTGCATGTAAATGGTCTAATTGGGAG ATACCACAAAGTACAGAAGGGAAGCACTGGTTCTGGTATGTCGACAGAAGTGTGACATCCGAACTATTACAAGAGCTTACAGCAGAATTCCTCCATATATTTGATAAGTGCCCATCaagattgaaaagaaaaataatgagCATATCTGCTAATCAAAGTCCAAGCATTAATCACCCTAGTTTACCGAACTCACCCTtt GATGCGGAACCTCGCAAGGTACAATCTCCTGCGACGACGGCCGATGGTGGACCTACATTCCACACAAATCGACCTCATCAGGCggagaaacaagaagaaaagaaacagaacgCTCCTGTACCTGCGAGACCTCCTGTAGATTATCGAGAAtatcgagaaaagaaagaacgcgAGCGTTTGGAAAGGGAGAAGGCATCAGTTCCAGCATCAGTTGCGCAAAGTCATGTGTCGGATATTAATAAGCATCATTCTCATCACCATAAACCTGTATCTAGTACAAATGTGCTGAACAAACATCCGTTGCCTCTTGGACAGAAGACACTTCATCATAATCATCATCATAGACCAGATATAAAAGTTGGACAACCGGTACCCCAGAGGCACTCGAGTAGTACTCAAGCTAGGGAACCAAATCGTGATCCCAATAGACAGAGGTTACAAAGAGAGTACAATTCGAACACTGGTATAAGTAGCAGTAGTTGTAGTAGTGGTAGTGCTCTCCATTCTCACAGTCACGTCGTATCGAAGGAACCAACTTTGGATAATTCTATAACCGATTCCGTTACTCACAGATCGGATGTTGGATCATTACAAGAGCCAACGTCTCATGGGAATATACAAGAGAAActtagtaataataatcatagtCTGCACAGATTAAGTGGAGTAGAAAGTAAACATCAGGGTCATGATAAAAGAATGTATGATCCAAGGCATAAACCAGTAGAACATAGAAAAGATAATGAACAAAAGCCATATAAATATCCAGATCCGACTAGAGTCGATCGGCAAAGAAAATCTGATACGTTGGAGCAGAGGTGTGAAGAGGTTAGAAAGCTCATTGAGAAGTCAATACTTCCACCTAAACCGACGCTTGACGTACCATATAGTTCAAATACACAGAAGCCGTCGTCAcatcatataaaatacaatcaGTCAGAAAAGTTACAAGTTAGTTCTGGTGCAGTGCCGACCGATGTGAAGCTTAGTACTAGCCAGAGTTCATTTTCACAAGAAAAGTCTCCGAGTAGCTCCGTTGCATTGCTTAGTCAAAAATCATTATCTTCAAAGACAATATCCAGTCAACATACAGCTCATGGTGTATCACAGATATTAAAGGACacgattaaaaatagtaattctCAGTCGTCGAGTTTATCATCGTTGAATAATCTTGATGACTCAAAAACTGAAAAACGGCCACGGCATGATGACACAGACAAAAGTTCGTCCGATATTCAACAGAGTGTGTTACAAACCCCCCCTGGTAAGCCAAAATCGCTATTCAGTCCAGAGAAAGTACCAACGCCTCGGGAATCTCATTCACAAAGGCTTAAGACTAAACAAAAGACGCCGCCTTCGGCTGCAAAAGTTCCTAAACAAGAACGCGTACCAGACACATCGATAGGCTTTAATTTAGTATCACCTTTCGCAAGCCCACCGGGTTTGCAACAGCAAGAAACGCAATCGGTTAAACGATCGGCTAACGATGTTCCTGCAACGTCCCATAAAAGGCATCGTACGTGTAGCACTAGCGAAAGTGGACAgcaagtgaaaataaaaatggatgATACGACGTCCAGTTTCGAGGCAGTTAAGATGCTCGGTAGAGTACCAGAACTGATACAACCTATTAGAGACAATCCATCGGCGAATGGTAGAGCCAATCAAATAGCGAATGATATGAAACCACCGGAGCTCATTAAACCTTTTGATTCTGAACCAACGATATCACGTTTTAGCACAATACCTACACAGCAACAGATATCATCGAATCAGCAGGGTTTGACGAATGGACTGGATACTAACCTAGTGAAGCAAGAGCCTCAAGAATTccaaattaaaaaggaaaccTATAAAACAGATATACCAATAAAGGCTGAACATCAGATTAAAGGAGAATATTTATCTCCAATGAAATCTGCTCAAAGTATAAGTGCTCTGCTTCAGGAACCTTTAGCACCCATGCCatcattattacaaaatatgcaACAATTTAGTCAAATACCACCTCAACAGCAGGTTCATCAGGAACAATTTCAACAACAGCAGttgcaacagcagcagcagcaacttCAACATGAACAACCACCACAACCTCAACATCAACCATCGATATCTCATTCGATGTTGCTCGCACAGCAGGAGCCCGTTCAAAGTCAGTGTCTGCCTCTATCATCGGTTACCGAACCAATGATAGCTTCGACCGTAGATATAAGTGCTCTTTCTGGTCCCGTACAAACAAATACAGAATCCATTCTCTCTGTACCAACATCAACGACCATAACCGTCGCACCCCCTGTAGAAGAGAAGAGATCGGAGCATCACAAgagcgaaaagaagaaaaagaaggagaagcaTAAACATAAAGACAAGGAGAAGAGTAAAGAGAAGCACAAACACAAGCATAAAGACAAGGACAAAGAAAAGCATCGAGAGAAGgacaaagaaaaaggagaagagacTGTGCCTGCGGTACCTATCAAAATCACGATTCCTAAAGACAAATTGAATCTGAGCACAGAATCGACAGGAAGCACCGGTGCGAGTACAGTGCCAACTGACAAGAACAAGTCGCCTCAAAACACTAGTATCAAAATCATTATTCCTAAGGAACGGCTGAAAGGTACAGACAGTGTATCTAGTTCACCGGGTCAGTCCGTGGTTCAGGCTCCGTTAAAGATTAAAATCCGAACGGATGGAATCTCGAGGAGTTCCGGCGCGCCCTCGACGACGGGCAGTTCGAGCAGTATCGTTCCAGAGTTCACGAACGAAAGTCGGAAGCGCGATCGTTCTGAAATGAAGGAGAGTCCAACGACTAGTGTTCCGCCAACGAAGAAGCAATCGCAGGTCTCCTCGGCGGGTTACGGGCAACACCGACTAGGCGAACGGCAGAACGGCAGACACTATAATTCAGGCAGCAATAACAAGGTACGTGGAGGCGGTAGAGGCGGCCGCCAGTATATCGGGCGTGGTCCACCACCAGCAGGATCGGCGGGCCATTACAGTGCTCCCGGCCAGCGCGACGGCTACTATCAGCAAGACACCTACAATAGTAACAATGCCCGTAATCCGCATCATCCTCATCCATCCTCGGCTCGTGGTGATCCAGGCTACTCGAGGGCTGGCCACGTAAATCAGACCCAACCagattcttatttttttgCTAATTACCCGCCACCCTCGATGTTCAACCCTGCCGGATACATTTACGATCCTGTCATGTACTATTCGCAATATCAGCAACAGTACCCGATGTATCCGGCGGGTAACGTCATTATGACACCAGACGGTGCTATTGATACGTCTGTACCGCCACCATCCTTACCACCGAATATGCGACAAAATCAAAGCATGATCCCAGTTCCGTCTGCTCGGCAGGAACCCAAGACACCACCACCGTTACCGAGCGGACCACCTCCCAGTTCCTCACCGCCACCACCTCCACCACCGGAATAA